The Halorhodospira halophila SL1 genomic sequence TCGGCGAGGTGGACAAGGACCGCGCCTGGGAGCTCCTCGCCGAGGCCAAGCAGGCCTTCGATCAGCGCGCCGGGGAACTCGACGAGGCCACCCGCATCCGGGCCGAGGCGCAGCTGGCCATCTGCGAGAGCTCCGATTGGTTCTGGTGGTTCGGCGACTACAACCCCGCCGAGGTGATCCGGGACTTCGACCACCTCTACCGCGTCCAGCTCGCCGCCCTCTACCACACCCTGGGCCAGGAGCCGCCGGAGCATCTCAGCCACGCCTTCGCCCGCCAGGGCCGCGGCCAGCCCGAGCGCGGCGGCGTCATGCGGCACGGACGCGCAGAGCCGTGAGCGGCGCGGGACTGTCCGAGCGGCGCCGCGCCGGCGTGCTGCTGCACGTCAGCGCACTGCCCGGGCCCGGGGGCAACGGCGACCTGGGGCACCACGCCTACCGCTTCGTGGACTGGCTCGCCGAGGCCGGCTTCACGATCTGGCAGATGCTGCCGCTGGGCCCCACCCACGACGACCTCAGCCCCTATCAAGGCCTGTCGGTGCACGCCGGTGAGCCGTGCTACATCGACCTGCACACGCTGGTCGAACTCGGCTGGTTGACCCCCGAGGAGATCCAGCCCCCGGAGACCGGCGACGACCCCGTCGCGCTGCGGGCGTGGCGCCGCTCCTGCCTTGGCCGCGCCCGACAACGCCTGCGCGATCGCAACGACGCAACGACCGAGGCTCAGATCGCCGCCTTCCGCCAGGCGCACGGCCACTGGCTGGAAGACTACGCCCTCTACGCGGCGCTGCGCGAGGAGCATGACCTCCTGCCCTGGTGGCAGTGGCCCACCGCCGAACGCGATCGGGAACCGGCGGCGCTGGAGGCGGCAGCCACCCGCCTGGCCGACCGGATCGACCAGCAGGTCTTCGAGCAGTACCTGTTCTTCACCCAGTGGCAGGCGCTGCGCCACTACGCCGCGGAACGCGGCGTCCGGTTCTTCGGCGACATCCCCATCTTCGTCGCCCACGACAGCGCCGACACCTGGGCCCGGCGGGCCTGCTTCCGACTCGACAGCGAGGGGCAGGCAGCGGTGGTGGCCGGCGTCCCACCGGACTACTTCTCGGCCGAGGGGCAGCGCTGGGGCAACCCCCTCTACGACTGGCAGCAGCTGCAGGCCGATGGCTTCGGCTGGTGGCTCGAGCGCCTGGCCACACAGTTGGCACTGTTCGACTTCGTGCGCATCGACCACTTCCGTGGCCTGAGCGCCTGCTGGACCATCCCCGCCGAGGCCCCCACGGCCCGGGACGGGTACTGGGAAGCGACCCCCGGAGACGCTCTGCTCGAGGCCGTTCAGGAACGCTTCGGGCGGGTCCCGCTGGTCGCCGAGGACCTAGGGGTGATCACCGAGGACGTGGAGCGCCTGCGCGACCGCTTCGCCCTGCCGGGGATGAAGGTCCTCCACTTCGCCTTCGACAGCGACGCCGCCAACCCCTACCTGCCGCACCACCACCACCGCCACAGTGTGGTCTACACCGGTACCCACGATAACAACACCACCGTGGGATGGTACGCCGGTCTCGCGCCGGAGACCGTGGAGCGGGTCCACGCGTACCTGGGCTACCCGACCGAGCCGATGCCCTGGCCCCTGACTCGAGCCGCCCTGGCCTCGGTGGCGAGCGTGGCCGTCATCCCCCTACAGGACCTGCTCGAGCTGGACGGCGAACACCGCATGAACGTCCCCGGCACCACCGAAGGCAACTGGCGCTGGCGCTTTGCTTGGGAGTGGCTGCCCGACTCCCTGGCCGGGCAGCTGTACGACCTCAACCGGCTCTACGGCCGGCTCTAGGCCCCGTCGGAGGCCTAGAGCCAACGCATCCGCCCCAGCTCCAGCGGGTGCGCGAGCAGCGGGTGGCTGGGATACATGCAGATGCGGAAGTACTGCAGGCCGTTGAGCCGTGGCTGGATGTCGAGGGTGAAGAGCGGATCCCCGGCGTCATCCTGGTCCGTGGCCGAGAGGACGAACCGCTGGGTCCGGGCCGGATCCCGCGGGTGGGGCACCGGGCTGAAACGGCACTCGACGGTGACATCCTCGGCCCGGAGGCCATTGAGCTGCGCCTTGACCCGCAGGCGCAGGGACTCGCCGTGATACAGACTGGCAGGGGCGTCGTCGACCAGCTCCAGGGCCGTCCCGTCCCAGCAGGCCAGGACGTGCTCCTTCCACGCCGCCAGCCCGGCCGCCCCCGCCAGCTCTTCCTCCGCCAGACGCCTTTGCTGCCGGGCGGCCGGGCCGTAGAGGTCGCGCACATAGTCCATGACCATGCGCTGGGCATTGAAGCGGGGCAACGTGCTGCGCATCGACGCCTTGGACATCTGCACCCAGCCGGCCGAATAGCCACGCTCGCCGCGATCGTAGTAGAGCGGCGCCACCTCGCCGGCCAGCGTATCCAGGAGGTCCCGGGCCTCCTCACCGTCGCGGTAATCCGGATCGAACCCCGGGGCGTGGGGGTAGATGGCCCAACCGTTATCGCCGGCGTAGCCCTCGTCCCACCAGCCGTCCAGGACCGAGAGGTTGATCACGCCGTTGATGGCCGCCTTCTGGCCGGACGTCCCGCACGCCTCGAGGGGGTACTCCGGGTTGTTCAGCCACACATCAACCCCGGTCACCAGCTTGCGGGCCAGCGCCATGTCGTAGTTCTCGAGCAGCAGCAGCCGGCCGATCAGATCGGGATCCAGGGTCAGCTCGTGGATGCGCTGGATCATCGCCTGACCCTGCTCGTCGTGCGGATGCGCCTTGCCGGCAAAGATCAGGATCATCGGCCGCTCGGGGTCGTTGAGCAGCTGCTTGAGCCGGTCCAGGTCGCGGAAGATCAGCAGAGCCCGCTTGTAGGTCGCGAAGCGGCGGGCGAAGCCGAGCACCAGCACATCGGCCTCGGGATCACGGATATAGCGGGTCATGCGGCGGATCATGGCCTCGGCCATGCCGTTGCGCTTGCATCGGGCCTCGACCCGGGCACAGACATCGCGGAGCATCTGCGACTTCAGGCTCTGGCGCATGCTCCAGTAGCGATGGTCGGGCAGTTCGTCGACGACGCTCCAAAACGCCTCATTGCTCAGCTCACTCCGCCAGGCCGGCCAGCGCTGATCGAAGAGGTTGCCCCACTCCTGGGCGAGGAAGGTCGGCACATGGACGCCGTTGGTGATGGAGTGGATGGGGTTCTGTTGAGCCGGGACATCCGGCCATATGCGGGCCTCCATCTCCGAGGCCACGCGGCCGTGGATCCGGCTGACGCCGTTGTGAAAGCGCGACCCCCGCAGGGCCAGGCTGGTCATGTTGAAGCCCGGATGCTCGGCCCGGCCGTTACCCAGCTCCAGCAGGGCATCGAGATCCAGCCCGCTCTCTCCCAGCGCGGCGTCCAGATACTCCCGCACCATCTCCGGGTCGAAGATGTCGTGCCCAGCCGCCACCGGGGTATGCGTGGTGAAAACCGAGGTCCCGGCGACCACCTCCAGGGCCGTGGCGAAGTCAGTGCCGGCGGCCACCCACTCGCGGCAACGCTCGACGAGCTGAAAGGCCGAATGGCCCTCGTTGAGATGCCAGACCGTGGGCATCACGCCCAGCTTGCGCAGCGCCCGCACCCCGCCGATACCGAGGCAGAGTTCCTGCTTGATCCGCATCTCGCTGCCGCCGCCGTAAAGCTGATAGGTGATCGAGCGATCTTCGGGGCGGTTCTCCGGAACATCGCTATCGAGCATATAGAGGCGCACGTGCCCGGCCCGCACTGACCAGATGCGCAGCTGAACCGTGCGCCCGGGCAACTCGACGAACACGCGCAGCTCCTCGCCGTCGCCGTCCTGACGCGGGTAGGCGGGCAGCTGGGCCACTTCGGTGGGTACGTAGTGGGCGACCTGACACCCTTCATGATCGATGGTCTGGATGAAGTAGCCCTGACGGTAGAGCAGGCCCACGGCAACCAACGGTACGCGCAGATCGCTGGCGGCCTTGCAGTGGTCACCGGCCAGGATCCCCAGCCCCCCGGAGTAGAGGGGCAGGCTCTCGTGGAGCCCGAACTCGGCACAGAAGTAGGCCACCAGGTCCTGTCCCGGATCCAGGTGCGGGGTCACCTCCGGCGAAGTCTCCTGCTCCAGGTAGGTGTCGTAGGCGGAGAGTGTCCGGTTGTAATCCTCAATAAAGGTCGGATCCTGGGCGGCCCGCTCCAGCGCTTCCTGAGACACCCGCCGCAGGAACACCTTGGGGTTGTGGCCGCTGGCCTCCCAGCATTCCGGGTCGATCTGGTAGAACAAGCCCCGCACGCGCCGATCCCACGAGTAGTAGAGGTCGTCGACGAGCTCGCGCAGGCGGCCGAGTGAGGGTGGCAGATTGGGGTGGACTTCCAGGGTGAAGACGCGTTCGGACATGGGTGGGGCAACTCCCTCTGTAGACCCCCCTGTTTAGCACAGGTTGCGGGGGCACACACGCTCGAACACCACCCCCGCAACGAGAAAGGCCCGCCGGGGGCGGGCCTTTCTCTCACTTGCAGCTTACTACCGCTCTGGCAGCGGGTTAGACCGCGGCGACGTCCTCGGCCTGCAGGCCCTTCGGGCTGCGGGTCACGCTGAACTCGACCGCTTGACCCTCGTCCAGGGAGCGGAAACCGTCGCCCCGGATGGCACGGAAGTGGACGAACACGTCTTCACCCCCTTCGCGGCTGATGAAGCCGTAGCCCTTGGCGTTGTCGAACCACTTAACCGTACCTTGTTGACGCTCTGACATCTCAAACAACCTCTGTATTAATCATCGTGACGCGACCTCCACGGGACCAGGGTCAGGTCTTACTGGCGGTCGCACCCCATATATTGGCACAAAGCCAAAGCCTCGCAACCTGCTGCCCGAGGTTTTTTTACATCAATTTTGTTGCGCCGCACCATCGGCGCTGCTATGCTGCAGGGCAACAAGTGAGAGAAGACCTCTCCAACGGCGCAACCGGAGCGATGGCGATGATGAACTATCAGGACATGATCAAGCAGATGCAGACTCAGTTCGGCAATTACGCGACGCCTTTCCACGGGGTGAACAGCAAGATGCTCGAGCACTGGGAGAAGATGGCGGACTACCAGCTGGACATGGCGCGGCGCTACACCGATGCCACACTCGGCAACCTGCGCGAGGCGAGCGACGTCCAATCGCCCGAGCAACTGCAGAGCTATCTGCAGAAGAGCGTGGAGGCGGCCCGCGAGACCTCGGACAGCCTGGCCAAGGACGCCCGAACCCTGGCCGAGCTCAGCCAGGCCATGACCGAGGATCTGCAGCAGTCCATGCGCGAGGGCGCCAGCAACCTGGCCCCGAAGAGCAGCAAGGCCGCCTGAACGGCCGATGACCTGACCCGCCGCTCCTGCCCCGCAGGGGCGGCGGTTGCGCGTTCGCCATTCGGTTGAACGAATACGCGCCGCCCCCTACCCTAGTCCCATGGCCCTGACGCCCGACCACCTGTTCCGACTCTTCGGCGATCCGACCCGGCTCCGCTGTCTTCTCCTCCTGCGCCGCCAGGGGTGGCTCTGCGTCTGCGAACTCACCGCAGCAATGGACATCATCCAGCCCAAGATCTCCCGTCATCTGGCCATGCTCCGCGAGGCCGGGCTGGTCGAATACCGTCGCCACGGGCAATGGGTCCATTACCGGATCAAGCCGGACCAGCCGCCATGGGTGGAGTCGATCCTCGATGCGGCGCTACAGGCCAGCGACGCCGTGGCCTGGCACCCGGAGGACCAGGAGCGGCTGGCTCAGATGACCAACCGAGTCACCAAGGATCAAGCATGAACGACACCCCCCTGCTCGAGTGCGTCGAGCAATGCACCGGCGAGAACGTATCCGCCAGCGTCGTCTGGCTCCACGGCCTGGGCGCCGATGGCCACGACTTCGCACCGATCGTCGATGAGCTCCACCAGAGTGCCGGTCACGGCGTGCGCTTCGTCTTCCCCCACGCCCCGGCGCAGCCGGTGACAGTCAACGGCGGCATGTCGATGCCGGCCTGGTACGACATCCGCGGCCTGGGCGGCGGCGGCATCGACGAGGACACCGCGGGCATCGAGCAGGCACGCCTGCAGGTGGAGGCCCTGATGCGCCGGGAAGTGGAACGCGGCACTCCTATCGAGCGCCTGTTCCTCGCGGGCTTCTCCCAGGGGGCCGCCACCGCCCTCTACACCGCCCTGAACACGGCCATGAAGCCGGCCGGGGTCATCGCTTTATCGGGGTGGCTGCCCAGCGGCGCGGAGACCGGCGGCAGAGGGCCTCGCCCGCCGGTTTTTATGGCCCACGGGGTGCAGGACCCGATCGTGCCCATCGAACTCGGCCGCCAGGCGGCAGCCACCCTGGAGAACGCCGGTCATCCGGTGGAGTGGCACGACTTCCCGATGGAGCACGCCGTCTGCATGCCCGAGATCCAGCGCCTGGACCTATGGCTGACGAGCCGGCTGACCACCCAGGCCTAGCCGGCCGGCGGGAGGTCATTCCTGGCAGTCGAAGCCGCAGGCGTCGAGCCCCTCCTCCAGATAATCGGCCGCCAGTGGCGTCGCAAGGATATAGTCGGCGGTGCGCGGGTTCCACGCCGACTTCGCCTCGCTGCGCGCCTCCGCCCATTCGCTGACATCGAAATCACCGCGGCCGATCCACATCAGCGCCACGACCTCGGCCTGCTCAGCCGGCTCCATGTCCTCGAAGGTGGCGCGCAGCTCCTGCACGCTCAGATCGTCGGCGTGATCGGCGAGGACCTGGAGCGCCCAGTCGTCCTCGGGGCCATCCGGCGAGTCGGGGATCACCACAGCCTCCTTGGCCTGGAACTCCCGGCACTTGCGGATGATAAAACAGACGGTGTCCAGACTGACCTCGAACATGATGCCCTCCCCTCGCCATTGGCCGACCCCAGAATTCACGTTGCCTCGGTCCCAGGCTCAGCGCAAGCGGCCTCGACCGCTTCAGGGGATACCCAGGTCCTTGTGGATCTGGACGCTCAGCCACCACTGGGGATGCCCGCGGCAGTAATCCAGCACGGCGCGGGTATGGGCACCGCGCTGGTTGTCATCGAGGGGCTGGAGGTAGAAGCGGCGGAACGCCAGGTGGGTGAACCGCTGCGGCTCGGCCCCGGGCTGCGGATAGATCAGCTTGAGTTCATCGCCGGCGGTGATGGCGAGCTCGGTCCCTGCCTTGGGGCTCACGCAGATCCAGTCCACACCGGCCGGCAGGGGCAGCGTGCCGTTGGTCTCCACCGCGACCTCGAACCCCCGAGCGTGCAGCGCCGCCACGAGGGCCGCGTCCAGCTGCAGCGCCGGCTCACCGCCGGTACAGACCACGTAGGGCTCACCACCGCCGGGCCACCACGCCGCCACCGCCGCCGCCAGCTCGGGGGCGTCGGCGAAGCGGCCGCCACCGGGGCCACCTGTACCCACGAAATCGGTATCGCAGAAGGTGCAGACCGCCGTCGCTCGATCGGCCTCCCGGCCACTCCACAGGTTACAACCGGCGAAGCGCAGGAAGACCGCCGGCCGGCCACTGCGCGCACCCTCGCCCTGCAGGGTGTAGAACAGACTGTGGACGGCGTAGCTCACCGCTCACTCCGGCCAGGCGATGGCCCCGACACCATCCCGCTCGTAGCAGTCGACGCGAAGGAGCTCCGGCAGGCGCTGGCGCGCGGCACGGGCCGCCCAAGCGGCCAGACTGGCCACATCCCCGGACTCAAGGCCGGCAATGGTGTCCAGGCGCTGGTGGTCCAGGGCCTCGCGCACCGGCGCGAAGGCCGCCTTGACATCCCCGTAGTCCAACGTCCAACCGAGCACCCGATCCAGTGGCGCGGTAACGTGCACCCGCAACCGGTAGCCGTGCCCGTGCAGCCGCGCCCGGGTGTCGTCCGCATCCGCCACGCAGGTGGCGGCCTCAAAGCGCTGAGCCTTCCAGATGGTGTGCTGCGCGCCGTCGTAGGTGCAGCCGGAGTGCTCCGTTTCATGGACATGCAACCGGATCAGCCCGGGACACCGGGGCCGCAGCTGCTCCCAGAGCCACACCGCGATCAGCTCGCTGGTGGGGTTGTCCAGGAAATCGTTCAGGCAGGCGCGATCCAGGGCCTGCCCCAGCGGCGCCCACGCCTCGCCCAGCGCTTCGGGATCGCCGCCGGCGGCCTCAAGGACCACCAGGTACCCGTGCCCGTGCATGCGCCCGCAGGGATGCCCCTCGGGAACGTACGGCAGACGGTGCGCCGCCTCGAACCGGAAGGCCCGCCAGGCCCAGGCTCCACCCTCGCGGCCAACACCGCGGTCCGGGGCGCTGCGCAGCGCCAGTCGGTGCGGCACGACCCCGGCAGCCTCCAGGCGCCGGCCCAGCTCGTCGAGCACTCGGGGGTCGGCGGGATCGTCGAGGTGTTCGTTGAGAAGGGTATAGTCCAGCGGTGCTACTGCAGCCGCGCACGCCCCGGCCAGGGCGTCCGGATCCGCCGCGCCGCCATCGGCGCGGACTCGGGCACGCAGCCGAAAGGAGTGACCGTGCCAGCCCCGGCCGTCGCGGCGCGCGGCCTCGAAGGGGACCTCGGCGGTGTAGAGCAGGGATTCCATCCCGGTGATGTTATCACGGCCGTGCGGCAATCAGCGGCACCCACTGCTCGCTCGCCGACGCCCCGCCGTGCACCCCCACCTGGGCGAAGCGCCCCTCGCCCACCAGCCGGTCCTTGATCACCCAGCCATCGGCCGGCAGCAGCACCCAATCACCGATCCGCCGGCGCAGCTTCGGGTGTTCCGGCATGGGCCCGAACCAACCCGCCGCCAGGAGCTCCTCGGAGCGGGCGACCTGGCAGACCGTACCCAGGCGCTCGCGGCAATAGGACTGGAAGTCGAGTTCGGTGCCCGGACGCAGGTAGCAGTAGGCCGCCCGGGGCTCGCCGCACAGCGGCAGGGCCAGCATCTCGGCCAACTCCGGATGGTCCCCCAGATAGAGGGTCCGCTCGGGGGCAGTATCGATCAGGCCGTGGTCGGCGGTGCCGAGGATCACGGTGTCGGTGCCCTGAAGGCCATCGAGCAGCCGCTGCCAGGCGATGTCGATGGAGCGGAACTGGTCGCGCACCGCTGCACTGTCGACACCGTGCTGGTGGCTCAGCGTATCCAGGTCCGGCCAGTAGGCGTAGACGAACCGTCGCTGCCGACCGGGCTCGCGGGCGATGCGCACCAGCACCTCGCGCAGCTCGTCCAACCCCTGATAGCCGTGCCGGCGGGCATAGCGCCCGGTGACCGCCCGGCTATACGGCGTGTCGACCAGCCAGGAGGGTTGAACGACGTGCGTCTCGGCCTGAAACCGATCCCAGATCGGGTCGCGCTGCAGCAGCTCGGCGCTCTCCGGCTCGATGCTGGACCACTGCCCCTTGCCCACCCGCGGACCGAAGGGGAGCCAGGCGGTGACCGCCCCCAGCTCGTGGACGTACATAAACCAGCCGGTGACCCCGTGCCCCCGCGGCGGACGCCCGGTAATGATGCTGGTCAAGGCCGCCGAGGTGGTGGCGGGGAAGACCGAGGTCAGCACCCGCACCCGATCCCGCGCCAGGCTGCTGCCCGGCTGCCTGGCCAGGTAGTGATCGCCGAGGCCATCCATGATCCAGAGGATGACCGTGCGCGCCTCCTCCAGCCCCAGCTCCGGCTCAGGATCCAGGGCCGGATAGTGGCTGGACGCCGCCCCGAAGGCACGGCCCAGGGACGCCATCAGGTTGACCAGGCCGCTGCCCTCGTAGCTGGGTCTATCCATCGCTCGAGACCTCGTCCGCGGTCACCACGCCGGGCAGATCGACCCAGAAGACCGACCCCACGCCGGGCGCGCTGGAGAAACCGATCTCGCCGCCCATCTGCTCCACCAGGCGGCGGGTCACCACCAGACCGATGCCGGTCCCCTCCACCTCCGAGGACTCCAGACCCAGGCGGTTGAAGGGGTAGAAGACCTCGCGCTGGCGCTCCTCGCGGATACCGATCCCGGTGTCCCGCACCCGGAAGCGGATCCGGTCGGGCGCCGGGGCCTCGACCTCGACCTCCA encodes the following:
- a CDS encoding 6-carboxytetrahydropterin synthase; this translates as MPHGRDNITGMESLLYTAEVPFEAARRDGRGWHGHSFRLRARVRADGGAADPDALAGACAAAVAPLDYTLLNEHLDDPADPRVLDELGRRLEAAGVVPHRLALRSAPDRGVGREGGAWAWRAFRFEAAHRLPYVPEGHPCGRMHGHGYLVVLEAAGGDPEALGEAWAPLGQALDRACLNDFLDNPTSELIAVWLWEQLRPRCPGLIRLHVHETEHSGCTYDGAQHTIWKAQRFEAATCVADADDTRARLHGHGYRLRVHVTAPLDRVLGWTLDYGDVKAAFAPVREALDHQRLDTIAGLESGDVASLAAWAARAARQRLPELLRVDCYERDGVGAIAWPE
- a CDS encoding cold-shock protein is translated as MSERQQGTVKWFDNAKGYGFISREGGEDVFVHFRAIRGDGFRSLDEGQAVEFSVTRSPKGLQAEDVAAV
- the glgP gene encoding alpha-glucan family phosphorylase: MSERVFTLEVHPNLPPSLGRLRELVDDLYYSWDRRVRGLFYQIDPECWEASGHNPKVFLRRVSQEALERAAQDPTFIEDYNRTLSAYDTYLEQETSPEVTPHLDPGQDLVAYFCAEFGLHESLPLYSGGLGILAGDHCKAASDLRVPLVAVGLLYRQGYFIQTIDHEGCQVAHYVPTEVAQLPAYPRQDGDGEELRVFVELPGRTVQLRIWSVRAGHVRLYMLDSDVPENRPEDRSITYQLYGGGSEMRIKQELCLGIGGVRALRKLGVMPTVWHLNEGHSAFQLVERCREWVAAGTDFATALEVVAGTSVFTTHTPVAAGHDIFDPEMVREYLDAALGESGLDLDALLELGNGRAEHPGFNMTSLALRGSRFHNGVSRIHGRVASEMEARIWPDVPAQQNPIHSITNGVHVPTFLAQEWGNLFDQRWPAWRSELSNEAFWSVVDELPDHRYWSMRQSLKSQMLRDVCARVEARCKRNGMAEAMIRRMTRYIRDPEADVLVLGFARRFATYKRALLIFRDLDRLKQLLNDPERPMILIFAGKAHPHDEQGQAMIQRIHELTLDPDLIGRLLLLENYDMALARKLVTGVDVWLNNPEYPLEACGTSGQKAAINGVINLSVLDGWWDEGYAGDNGWAIYPHAPGFDPDYRDGEEARDLLDTLAGEVAPLYYDRGERGYSAGWVQMSKASMRSTLPRFNAQRMVMDYVRDLYGPAARQQRRLAEEELAGAAGLAAWKEHVLACWDGTALELVDDAPASLYHGESLRLRVKAQLNGLRAEDVTVECRFSPVPHPRDPARTQRFVLSATDQDDAGDPLFTLDIQPRLNGLQYFRICMYPSHPLLAHPLELGRMRWL
- a CDS encoding alkaline phosphatase family protein is translated as MDRPSYEGSGLVNLMASLGRAFGAASSHYPALDPEPELGLEEARTVILWIMDGLGDHYLARQPGSSLARDRVRVLTSVFPATTSAALTSIITGRPPRGHGVTGWFMYVHELGAVTAWLPFGPRVGKGQWSSIEPESAELLQRDPIWDRFQAETHVVQPSWLVDTPYSRAVTGRYARRHGYQGLDELREVLVRIAREPGRQRRFVYAYWPDLDTLSHQHGVDSAAVRDQFRSIDIAWQRLLDGLQGTDTVILGTADHGLIDTAPERTLYLGDHPELAEMLALPLCGEPRAAYCYLRPGTELDFQSYCRERLGTVCQVARSEELLAAGWFGPMPEHPKLRRRIGDWVLLPADGWVIKDRLVGEGRFAQVGVHGGASASEQWVPLIAARP
- a CDS encoding alpha/beta hydrolase — encoded protein: MNDTPLLECVEQCTGENVSASVVWLHGLGADGHDFAPIVDELHQSAGHGVRFVFPHAPAQPVTVNGGMSMPAWYDIRGLGGGGIDEDTAGIEQARLQVEALMRREVERGTPIERLFLAGFSQGAATALYTALNTAMKPAGVIALSGWLPSGAETGGRGPRPPVFMAHGVQDPIVPIELGRQAAATLENAGHPVEWHDFPMEHAVCMPEIQRLDLWLTSRLTTQA
- a CDS encoding phasin family protein, which encodes MMNYQDMIKQMQTQFGNYATPFHGVNSKMLEHWEKMADYQLDMARRYTDATLGNLREASDVQSPEQLQSYLQKSVEAARETSDSLAKDARTLAELSQAMTEDLQQSMREGASNLAPKSSKAA
- a CDS encoding metalloregulator ArsR/SmtB family transcription factor; this translates as MALTPDHLFRLFGDPTRLRCLLLLRRQGWLCVCELTAAMDIIQPKISRHLAMLREAGLVEYRRHGQWVHYRIKPDQPPWVESILDAALQASDAVAWHPEDQERLAQMTNRVTKDQA
- a CDS encoding DUF3775 domain-containing protein, with protein sequence MFEVSLDTVCFIIRKCREFQAKEAVVIPDSPDGPEDDWALQVLADHADDLSVQELRATFEDMEPAEQAEVVALMWIGRGDFDVSEWAEARSEAKSAWNPRTADYILATPLAADYLEEGLDACGFDCQE
- the queE gene encoding 7-carboxy-7-deazaguanine synthase, which gives rise to MSYAVHSLFYTLQGEGARSGRPAVFLRFAGCNLWSGREADRATAVCTFCDTDFVGTGGPGGGRFADAPELAAAVAAWWPGGGEPYVVCTGGEPALQLDAALVAALHARGFEVAVETNGTLPLPAGVDWICVSPKAGTELAITAGDELKLIYPQPGAEPQRFTHLAFRRFYLQPLDDNQRGAHTRAVLDYCRGHPQWWLSVQIHKDLGIP
- the malQ gene encoding 4-alpha-glucanotransferase, whose translation is MSGAGLSERRRAGVLLHVSALPGPGGNGDLGHHAYRFVDWLAEAGFTIWQMLPLGPTHDDLSPYQGLSVHAGEPCYIDLHTLVELGWLTPEEIQPPETGDDPVALRAWRRSCLGRARQRLRDRNDATTEAQIAAFRQAHGHWLEDYALYAALREEHDLLPWWQWPTAERDREPAALEAAATRLADRIDQQVFEQYLFFTQWQALRHYAAERGVRFFGDIPIFVAHDSADTWARRACFRLDSEGQAAVVAGVPPDYFSAEGQRWGNPLYDWQQLQADGFGWWLERLATQLALFDFVRIDHFRGLSACWTIPAEAPTARDGYWEATPGDALLEAVQERFGRVPLVAEDLGVITEDVERLRDRFALPGMKVLHFAFDSDAANPYLPHHHHRHSVVYTGTHDNNTTVGWYAGLAPETVERVHAYLGYPTEPMPWPLTRAALASVASVAVIPLQDLLELDGEHRMNVPGTTEGNWRWRFAWEWLPDSLAGQLYDLNRLYGRL